ACACCAGGTCCGTCCGCAGGTCGAGCTCGCTCTTGGCGAGCGCGCCGCCGGACCGCGTCGCGGCGAGCAACTGCCGGTAGGCGTCCTTGAGTTCGGCCCGTACGGCATGGAAGCCGGCGAACCGCTCGGCGCGCACCTCGGGCAGCAGGTACAGGACGCCGAGGTTGTGCGGCCCGCCGCACAGCACCTCCACGTCGGCCCGGCACAGCTCCCACAGCCGGTCCTCGGCCGGGGCCGTGTCGTCGGCGAGGAGTTCACGGGCGTACGCCAGCGAGGGCGTGACGGTGGACTCCAGGAGCTCGGCGAGCAGCTCCTCCTTGCCGGAGACGTAGTGGTACATGGACGCCTGGCGCATTCCGGCACGCTCGGCGACGGCACGGGTGGACGTGGCCGCGTAGCCGAGGGTGGTGAACAACTCCGCGGCGGCCGCGAGGAGCTCCTCGCGCGGCTCGAGACCGCTGTCCGGCCGCTGCGCGGCCCGCGGCCTGCCGACCCGCCGGCTCCGGTCTCCACCCGCTGTCCCCATGTGTTCGATCCTCGCACACCGCCCCGTACGGCGATCTTGGTGAGGGTCCGGTAACCGAGCGGCAACCGGTCGGCAATGCCCGCGACCTGCCCCACCCCTAATTTCTGTCGAGCGACAGAAATTAGCAGAGACCGACTGCCGGAGGTGCCGGTATGGCGACAGAGACCACGTACGGAGCCCGCGCCCATGCGCGAGCCCAGGAGGGCACGCGCACCGAGGCCATGCCCGTCGTGCCGGCCGCGAACTGGCCGGCCCCGCCCTGCGAGGCGGGCCACCTGGTGTGGGCCGAGACGGTGGCGGGCGGCAACTACACGCACCGGGTGCTGGCCCGCGGAACCGAACTGCGCCTGACCGACCTGCGCGGCGACGCCTGCGCGCATCTGCTGCTGTACGCGGCCGACCGGCCCTGGGAGCGGCTGAACGTCGCCGACACGGTGAAGGTGCAGTGGAACGCCTACCTGGGCGAGGGCCAGTTGCTGCTGTCCGACCAGGGCCGGGTGCTCGCCTCGGTGGTCGCCGACACCTCCGGCCGGCACGACGCCCTCTGCGGCACCTCCACCCTCGTCCGCAACACCGAGCGGTACGGCGACGGCACCCCTCAGGGCCCCTCCCCCGCCGGGCGCGAGCTGTTCAAGCTGGCCGCGGCGAAGAACGGCCTGGAACCCCGCGACCTGCCGCCGTCCCTCTCCTTCTTCCAGGGCGTGGAGGTCCGCGAGGACGGCGTCCTCGACTTCACCGGCTCGGCCGGCCCCGGCGGCAGCGTGACACTGCGCGCCGAACAGGACGTCACGGTGCTCGTCGCCAACGTGCCCCACCCGGCCGACCCCCGCCCCGAGTACGTCAGCACCCCGCTGGAGGTGCTCGCCTGGCGTGCGGAGGCCACCCGGCCCGGCGACTCGCTGTGGGACGCCACACCCGAGGGCCGCCGCGCCTTCCTGAACACCGCCGAATTCCTTGCCGCGAGGGGGCTCTCATGAAGTCCGTCGTTCCCGCCCGCGCCGCCTGGTCGTCCGTGATCCGCGCCGGCGAGACCCTCACCATCACCGACCTGCACGGCAACCAGGCCGTCGACTTCCTCGTCTACGACGCCCACGACACGTCCGTGCGCTACAGCGCCCCCGACACGATCCACGCGCAGGGCGGCATCTTCCTCACCACGGGCAGCGTGCTGCTGTCGAACGAGCACACTCCCCTGATGACGGTCGTCGCGGACGACGTGGGCCGGCACGACACGGTCGGCGGCGCCTGCTCCAAGGAGTCGAACACCCTCCGCTACGGCCACCACACGTGGTCGCAGCACGCGTGCGTGGACAACTTCCTCGCCGAGGGAGCCAAGCACGGCCTCGGCAAGCGCGACCTCGTCTCCAACATCAACTGGTACATGAACGTGCCGGTCGAGAAGGACGGCACGCTCGGCATCGTGGACGGCCTCTCGGCGCCGGGCCTGTCGCTCACGCTCCGCGCCGAACGGGACGTGCTGGTCCTGGTCTCCAACTGCCCCCAGATCAACAACCCGTGCAACGGCTTCGAGCCGACGGCGGTGGAGATGACGATCACCGAGGCGGCGATCGACGAGGCGGCGATCAGCGAGGCGGGCGCATGACCTTCGACACGCTGCTGGTCGCCAACCGGGGCGAGATCGCGGTCCGGATCATCCGTACGGCCCGTGAGCTGGGCCTGAGGACGGTCGCCGTGTACTCCGACGCCGATCGCTCCGCGCCCCACGTCCGGCTCGCCGACCAGGCGGTACGGCTCGGCCCGGCGCCGGCGAAGGAGTCGTACCTCGACGCCGACCTGGTGCTGAAGGCGGCCAAGGACACGGGCGCGGGCGCGATCCACCCCGGCTACGGCTTCCTGTCCGAGGACGCCTCGTTCGCGCGGCGGTGCGAGGAGGCCGGGATCGTGTTCGTGGGCCCCACGCCCGAGCAGCTGGACCTGTTCGGTGCCAAGCACACGGCACGGGCGGCGGCCGAGGCGGCGGGAGTGCCGCTGGCACCGGGGACGGGGCTGTTGCCGTCTGTGGCGGAGGCTCTTTCCGAAGCGGCGCTCATCGGCTACCCCGTCATGCTCAAGGCCACCGGCGGAGGCGGCGGTATCGGCATGTCGGCATGTCGTTCCGCCGACGATCTGACAGAGGCCTGGGAGCGGGTGCAGCGCGTCGCCGCCGCTTCCTTCTCCTCCGCCGGCGTCTTCCTGGAGCGTCTCGTCGAACACGCCCGCCATGTCGAGGTGCAGGTCTTCGGCGACGGCGAGGGCCGGGTCGTCACTTTCGGCGACCGCGACTGCTCCCTCCAGCGCCGCAACCAGAAGGTGCTGGAGGAGGCGCCCGCGCCAGGGCTGCCCACGCACGTGCGTCGGCAACTCGCTTCCAGCGCCCGCGACTTGTGCGCCTCCGTCGGCTACCGCTCCGCCGGAACCGTCGAGTTCGTCTACGACGCCGCCCGCGAGGAGGCGTACTTCCTGGAGGTCAACACCCGCCTCCAGGTCGAGCACCCCGTCACCGAGGAGATCTACGGCGTCGACCTGGTCGCCTGGATGATCCGCCTGGCCCTCGGCGAGACGGACGTCGTCCGCGAACCGGGCCCACCGCACGGCCACGCCGTCGAGGCCCGCCTCTACGCCGAGGATCCCTCACGCGAACACCGGCCCAGCGCGGGCCTGTTGACGCGGGTCGAGTTCCCGCCGGGCGTGCGTGTGGACGGCTGGGTGGAGACGGGCACCGAGGTGACGACGTCGTACGACCCGATGCTCGCGAAGGTCGTCGCGTACGGCCCGGACCGGGCGCACGCCCTCGCGCGCCTGGACGAGGCCCTGGCCCGCACCCGGGTCGACGGCATCGAGACGAACCTGGGCCTGGTGCGGGCGGCGCTCGCGGACCGGGACTTCACGCGGGCCGCGCACTCCACGGCGACGCTCGCCTCCGTGAGCGATCCGACCCCGCGCATCGAGGTCGTCTCCGGCGGAACCCTCACCACGGTCCAGGACTGGCCGGGCCGCACCGGCTACTGGCAGGTCGGCGTGCCGCCGTGCGGCCCGATGGACGATCTGTCCTTCCGGCTGGGCAACCGGGCGCTCGGCAACCACGAGGGGGCGCCGGGGCTCGAGTGCACGCTCCAGGGGCCGTCCTTGAAGTTCACCCACGCCACGACCGTGTGCGTGACGGGTGCGCCGGCTCTCGTCACCGTGGACGGTGCGCCGGTCGCGCGGTGGGAGCCGGTGACGGTGCCGGCGGGGGCCGTACTGGAGATCGGCGCACCCCATGAGCACGGCCTGCGGACGTACGTGCTCTTCGCCGGAGGGCTCGACGTTCCGGCCTTCCTGGGCAGCGCGAGCACCTTCACGCTGGGCCGGTTCGGCGGGCACGGCGGGCGGGCGCTGCGCACGGGGGACGTCCTGCACAGTGGGACGGTCGTCGCGGGCACGCCGGTGTCTTGCGAGGACCGCCCTGATTTCGCTGCCGTGTGGCACGTCGGCGCCGTCGAAGGCCCGCACGCCGCACCGGAGTTCTTCACCGAGGACGACATCCACGACTTCTACGCCGCCGACTGGAAGGTCCACTTCAACTCCGCACGGACAGGCATACGGCTCGTCGGCCCCAGGCCGCGCTGGGCACGCACCGACGGCGGCGAGGCGGGCCTGCACCCGTCCAACATCCACGACACCCCGTACTCCGTCGGCGCCGTCGACTACACCGGCGACATGCCGGTGCTGCTCGGCCCGGACGGGCCGTCGCTCGGCGGGTTCGTGTGCCCGGCGACGGTTCTGAGCACCGAGCGATGGAAGCTGGGGCAGCTGCGCCCGGGCGACACGGTGCGCTTCGTGCCGGTCGATGTGTCGGGCGGAAGGCGGCCCGCCATCGTGGACGGCGGCATCCTCGCCCAGGACGGCGACGTGACGTACCGCCGCAGCGGCGACGACAACCTGCTGGTCGAGTTCGGCCCGATGCAGCTCGACCTGGCCCTGCGCATGCGCGTCCACGCGCTGATGGAGGCGGTGGCCGAGCAGGGCCCGGACGGGATCACCGACCTGACCCCCGGCATCCGCTCCCTCCAGATCCGGACGGACCCGAACCGCCTGCCGCAGCACGACCTCCTCGCCGCCGTACGGGAGATCACCGCGGCCCTCCCGCCGTCCGACGAACTGGTCGTCCCCTCCCGCACGGTCCACCTCCCCCTGTCCTGGGACGACCCGGCGACCCGCGAGGCGATCGCCCGTTACATGGCGGGCGTCCGCGACGACGCGCCGTGGTGCCCGTGGAACATCGAGTTCATCCGCCGCGTCAACGGCCTGGAGTCGGTCGAGGACGTCCACCGCACGGTCTTCGACGCGGAGTATCTGGTCCTGGGCCTGGGTGACGTGTACTTGGGCGCCCCCGTGGCCACCCCGCTCGACCCCCGCCACCGCCTGGTGACGACGAAGTACAACCCGGCCCGCACCTGGACGGCCGAGAACTCGGTCGGCATCGGCGGGGCGTACCTGTGCGTCTACGGCATGGAGGGCCCGGGCGGCTACCAGTTCGTGGGCCGTACGACCCAGGTGTGGTCGGGCTGGCAGCAGCGCGGCGCGTTCGAGCCGGGCTCGCCCTGGCTGCTGCGCTTCTTCGACCGCATCAGGTGGTATCCGGTGGACGCGGACGAACTCCTCGATCTGCGCGCCGACATCACCTCCGGGCGTTTCGTGCCGCGCATCGAGGAGGGCACCTTCTCCCTCGCCGAGTACCAGGGCTTCCTCGCTGAGAACGCCGAGTCGATCGGGGAGTTCAGGTCCCGGCAGCAGGCGGCCTTCGCGGCGGAGCGGGACGCGTGGGAGGCGGCGGGCGAGTTCACGCGCGCCGAGGCGGCGGCCGCACCGGCGGCTCCTGCGGCGGAGGTGACCGTGCCCACGGGCGGCCGTCTGATCGAGGCCGAATTCGCCGCGTCCGTATGGCAGTTGAACGTCGAGCCGGGCGACGAGGTCACCGCCGGGCAGCCGCTGCTCGCCCTGGAGGCGATGAAGATGGAGTCCAGGGTGCACGCGCCGATGGACGGCGTGGTGGCTCAGATCCTGGCCAGGCCGGGCGACCAGGTGGAGGCGGGGACGGCGCTGGTCGTCCTGGCCCCGGCCGCGAACTGAAAGTCGAGGAACCCCCGATGTCCAGCATGTCCACCACCCTCTCCCGAGTCCGCGCCGCCTACGCCCGCGTCGAGGCCACAGGCCGCCCCGAGATCTGGATCGACCTGCGCCCGCAGTCGGAGGTGGAGGCCGAGGCCCGCGCGATCGACGCCCGCGTGGCGCTGGGCGAACCACTCCCCCTCGCGGGCCGCCTGGTCGCCGCCAAGGGCAACATCGACGTGGCCGGTCTGCCCACCACCGCGGGCTGCCCGTCGTACGCCTACCACCCGGAGGCAGACGCGCCGGTGGTCGCCCGTCTCCGGGCCGCCGGGGCGATCGTCCTCGGCACCACGAACCTGGACCAGTTCGCGACTGGCCTGGTGGGCACGCGTTCCCCCTACGGCGCCGTCCGGAACGCCCACGACCCCTCCCGCATCAGCGGCGGCTCCAGCTCCGGCTCGGCCGTCGCCGTGGCGCTGGGCATCGTCGACCTCGCCCTCGGCACCGACACGGCGGGCTCCGGCCGGGTCCCGGCCGCCTTCAACGGCATCGTCGGCCTGAAGCCCACCCGCGGCCTCGTCCCCACGACGGGCGTCGTCCCGGCGTGCGCCTCCCTCGACTGCGTGACGGTCTTCGCCCGCACCCTCCCGGAGGCCGAGCAGGCACTGGCATACATGGCGTCCCCGCCCGACCGGGACCTCCCGCCGCTTCCCCAGCGCGCACCGGGCCCATGGCGTGTAGCGGTCCCGGCACGGGAACAGCTCGGCGAACTGGACGAGGGCTGGGCCGAGGCGTACGAGGCGGCGGTGGCCCAGCTGATCGCCTCCGGCGCTTCGGTCCGCACCCTCGACCTCACGCCCTTCACGGAGGCGGCCGCGATGCTCTACCAGGGCGCGTTCGTCGCCGAGCGCTACACAGCGGTGGGTGCCTTTGTCGACAAGGAGGCAGCAGCAGGCGGCGCCGACCTCGACCCCACCGTCGCCGGCATCATCACCCGCGCCCGCGACATCCCGGCCCACCAGCTCTACGCCGACACCGAACGCCTGGCCGCCCTGCGCACCCGCGCCCTGGCCGAACTGGCCGACGCGGACGCCCTGCTGCTGCCCACGGCTCCCGGCCACCCCACCCTGGCCGACGTGGCCGCGGACCCCCTGGGCGCCAACGCCCGCCTGGGCCGCTTCACCAACTCCACCAACCTCTTCGACCTCGCCGCGGTCGCCGTCCCGTCCGGCGAGGTGAACGGCCTGCCCTTCGGCGTGATGCTGATCGGCCCGGCGTTCACGGACGACCGCCTGGCCCGGATCGCCGCACTGCTCCAGCCGGAGACCCGCCTGGCGGTGGTCGGCGCCCACCTCACGGGCCAGCCGCTCAACCCACAGCTGCTCGCCCTGGGCGCCCGCCTCGACCACACGACCACGACGGCCTCGGTCTACCGCCTGCACGCCCTGCCGACCGACCCGCCGAAGCCGGGTCTGGTCCATGTCGGCGAGGGCGGGGCGCCTGTAGAGACGGAGGTCTGGCGCCTCCCGGCGGATGGCCTCGGCCGCCTACTGACCGCACTCCCCCGCCCGATGACGCTGGGCAGGGTGGAACTGGCGGACGGCACGAGCGTCCCAGGGTTCCTGTGCGAGCCGACGGCTCTCACGAACGCGGAGGACATCACCGCGTATGGAGGCTGGCGGTCGTACTTGAACGCTGAGTAGGGACAGGGCCGCCAAGGGGCGCGGGGCTGAGTCGATATGCGGCTCCGCCGCGTGGGCGCGACCAGCCACACACCACCCGCACCCGCCACCGAACCGTCACCCCACCGACGAGTAGGCCACAACCCCCCGCAGCAACTGATCAACCGCCTTACGCGCCGCCTTGGCCACGGTCGAGCCCTCGGCAGCAGAAGCGGCCGAGATCTGCCCCAGCACATCAATCACCTGCTTGCACCACCGCACAAAGTCCCCCGCCGGCATCTCCACCTCGCGCAAGACCTCGTCGAGCCCCTTCCCGGACGCCCACATGTACGCGGCCCAGGCAAACCCGAGATCCGGCTCCCGCTGCCCGACCCCCTCGGTCTGACTGATCCGGAAGTCCTCCTCCAGCGCATCCAGCCGGCCCCAGATCCGCACCATCTCACCCAGCGCGGCTTTCGCCTTCCCCGAAGGCAACTTCGGCGCCATCGCATCGTCGCTCAGCCGCGCCTCGTACACCAACGCCGAGACGCACCCGGCGAGTTCAGCAGGCCCAAGCCCTTCCCAGACGCCCGCGCGCAGACACTCACTCGCCAGCAGGTCCAGCTCGCCGTACAGCCGCGCGAGCCGCTTGCCGTGTTCCGTCACCTCGTCGCCGCGCAGATAGTCCAGCTCGGTCAGCAGCGCCACGATCCGGTCAAACGTACGAGCGATGGTGTTGGTGCGCCCCTCGATGCGCCGCTCCAGCTGCGAGGTGTCCCGCAGCAGCCGGTGGTAGCGCTCGGCCCAACGGGCGTGATCCTCACGGTCGTCGCAGCCGTGGCACGGATGCGCCCGGATCGCCGTGCGCAGCCGGGCGATCTCCCGGTCGTCGGCGGCCTGGGACCGCTTCCTGCGGGCCCGCTCCGGCGGAACGTGCCCGGCCTTGGTGCGCAGGGCGGACGCGAGGTCCCGACGGGACTGCGGCGACCGGGGGTTGAAGGACTTCGGGATCCGCATCCGCTCGAGCGGTTCGACGGGCACGGGGAAGTCCATCGACGCGAGCCGTTTGACCTGCCGCTCCGCCGTGAGCACCAGCGGACGCGGACCGTCGTGGGCCTCGAACCCGCGGTGGCCGTTGGACCGCCCGGCCGGCAGGCCCGGATCCAGCACCAGCGCCAGACCCGCGTACTTGCCGGTCGGCACATGAATGACATCCCCGGGCTTGAGCTTCTCCAGCGCCACAGCGGCCTCGGCCCGCCGCTGCGCCGCGCCCTGCCGGGCCAGCTCGGTCTCGCGGTCCTTGAGCTCGCGGCGCAGCCGCGCGTACTCGTCGAAGTCGCCGAGGTGGCAGGTCATGGAGGCCTTGTAGCCCTCCAGCCCCTCCTCGTTGCGCTGCACCTGCCGCGAGATCCCGACGACCGACTTGTCGGCCTGGAACTGCGCGAACGACGTCTCCAGCAGCTCCCGCGAGCGGTGCCGCCCGAACTGCTCGACGAGATTGACCGCCATGTTGTACGACGGCTTGAAGCTGGAGCGCAGCGGATAGGTGCGCGTCCCGGCCAGTCCCGCGAGGTGCTCGGGGCTCATCCCCCGCTGCCACAGCACCACCGCGTGGCCCTCGATGTCGATTCCGCGCCGGCCCGCACGCCCCGTCAGCTGCGTGTACTCGCCGGGGGTGATGTCGGCGTGCTGCTCGCCGTTCCACTTGACGAGCTTCTCCAACACCACCGAGCGCGCGGGCATGTTGATGCCCAGCGCGAGCGTCTCGGTCGCGAACACGGCCTTGACCAGGCCGCGTACGAACAACTCCTCGACGACCTCCTTGAACGTCGGCAGCATGCCCGCGTGGTGGGCGGCGATACCGCGCTCCAGGCCTTCCAGCCATTCGTAGTACCCGAGGACGTGCAGGTCCTCGGACGGTATGGACGCAGTGCGCTCCTCGACGAGGGCGCGCACCTGTTCCCGCGCTTCTTCGTCATTGAGTCTCAGCCCCGCGTACAGGCACTGCTGTACGGCGGCCTCGCAGGCGGCGCGGCTGAAGATGAACGTGATGGCGGGCAGCAGGCCCTCGGCGTCGAGCCGCTCGATGACCTCGGGCCGGCCGGGCGTCCACACGCGGGAGCGCTGCCGCCGTTCCCGCTCGCGGTCGGCCTCGCGCATCGCGCGGCCGCGCCTGCGGTCCTGGAACGACGGCCGGGTCGCCTCCATCCGGGCCAGCCGCGAGAGATCGGGGTTGACGGCCTTCTTGTGGCCCTCGCCCTCCTCGAACAGGTCGTACATCCGGCGTCCGGCGAGCACGTGCTGGAACAGCGGCACGGGCCGGTGCTCGGAGACGATCACCTCGGTGTCGCCTCGGACGGTGTCGAGCCAGTCGCCGAACTCCTCGGCGTTCGACACGGTGGCCGACAGCGAGACGAGGGTGACGGACTCGGGGAGGTGGATGATCACCTCTTCCCAGACCGCTCCGCGGAAGCGGTCGGAGAGGTAGTGCACCTCGTCCATGACCACGTACCCGAGGCCGAGGAGGGTCTGGGAGCCCGCGTAGAGCATGTTCCGCAGCACTTCTGTGGTCATCACGACCACCGGGGCGTCGGAGTTGACGCTGTTGTCGCCGGTGAGCAGGCCCACCTTCGCCGTGCCGTACCTGCGGCACAGGTCGGCATACTTCTGGTTCGACAGTGCCTTGATGGGTGTCGTGTAGAAGCACTTCTTGCCCTGCTGGAGGGCGAGGTGGACGGCGAACTCGCCGACGATCGTCTTGCCGGAGCCGGTGGGGGCGGCCACCAGGACGCCCTTGCCCGCCTCGAGTGCCTGGCAGGCCTCGATCTGGAAGGGGTCGAGGCCGAAGTCGTACATCTCGCGGAATGAGGCGAGCGCGGTGGCCTGCTCGACAGCGCGCCTACGTGCTGCCGCGTACCGCTCGGCCGGTGAGAGATCCTCTGTCATCGTGCTTTCGAGCGTACCGGGCCCCACTGACAACGGGACGATCATTATCCGGATCCGCATTCCCCGAACCGGGGATCCACGTGTATACGACACGCGGCCGAGTGCGCCACGCGGGCGCCCCGGCCGCGGGGGCTGTACAGGTGGGGGAATCCTCAGGTCACGTCGTCGTAGCCGTTGACCCGTTCCGTGGTCGCCTGCTCGGGCAGGGCACGGCTGGCGCTGACGGTCTCGACCGCCTCCACCTCGCCGATGTCCTCTGGCGTGAGGTCCAGCTCGGAGGCCTCGTCGTCGTCGGGGCCCAGCGCCTCGCGGCGGCGCCTGCGCCGGTCGTTGACCAGCGA
The nucleotide sequence above comes from Streptomyces sp. NL15-2K. Encoded proteins:
- a CDS encoding TetR/AcrR family transcriptional regulator — translated: MGTAGGDRSRRVGRPRAAQRPDSGLEPREELLAAAAELFTTLGYAATSTRAVAERAGMRQASMYHYVSGKEELLAELLESTVTPSLAYARELLADDTAPAEDRLWELCRADVEVLCGGPHNLGVLYLLPEVRAERFAGFHAVRAELKDAYRQLLAATRSGGALAKSELDLRTDLVFGLIEGVILVHRSDPERPVSAFAEAAADAASRIAGV
- a CDS encoding DEAD/DEAH box helicase codes for the protein MIVPLSVGPGTLESTMTEDLSPAERYAAARRRAVEQATALASFREMYDFGLDPFQIEACQALEAGKGVLVAAPTGSGKTIVGEFAVHLALQQGKKCFYTTPIKALSNQKYADLCRRYGTAKVGLLTGDNSVNSDAPVVVMTTEVLRNMLYAGSQTLLGLGYVVMDEVHYLSDRFRGAVWEEVIIHLPESVTLVSLSATVSNAEEFGDWLDTVRGDTEVIVSEHRPVPLFQHVLAGRRMYDLFEEGEGHKKAVNPDLSRLARMEATRPSFQDRRRGRAMREADRERERRQRSRVWTPGRPEVIERLDAEGLLPAITFIFSRAACEAAVQQCLYAGLRLNDEEAREQVRALVEERTASIPSEDLHVLGYYEWLEGLERGIAAHHAGMLPTFKEVVEELFVRGLVKAVFATETLALGINMPARSVVLEKLVKWNGEQHADITPGEYTQLTGRAGRRGIDIEGHAVVLWQRGMSPEHLAGLAGTRTYPLRSSFKPSYNMAVNLVEQFGRHRSRELLETSFAQFQADKSVVGISRQVQRNEEGLEGYKASMTCHLGDFDEYARLRRELKDRETELARQGAAQRRAEAAVALEKLKPGDVIHVPTGKYAGLALVLDPGLPAGRSNGHRGFEAHDGPRPLVLTAERQVKRLASMDFPVPVEPLERMRIPKSFNPRSPQSRRDLASALRTKAGHVPPERARRKRSQAADDREIARLRTAIRAHPCHGCDDREDHARWAERYHRLLRDTSQLERRIEGRTNTIARTFDRIVALLTELDYLRGDEVTEHGKRLARLYGELDLLASECLRAGVWEGLGPAELAGCVSALVYEARLSDDAMAPKLPSGKAKAALGEMVRIWGRLDALEEDFRISQTEGVGQREPDLGFAWAAYMWASGKGLDEVLREVEMPAGDFVRWCKQVIDVLGQISAASAAEGSTVAKAARKAVDQLLRGVVAYSSVG
- a CDS encoding 5-oxoprolinase/urea amidolyase family protein, with the translated sequence MTFDTLLVANRGEIAVRIIRTARELGLRTVAVYSDADRSAPHVRLADQAVRLGPAPAKESYLDADLVLKAAKDTGAGAIHPGYGFLSEDASFARRCEEAGIVFVGPTPEQLDLFGAKHTARAAAEAAGVPLAPGTGLLPSVAEALSEAALIGYPVMLKATGGGGGIGMSACRSADDLTEAWERVQRVAAASFSSAGVFLERLVEHARHVEVQVFGDGEGRVVTFGDRDCSLQRRNQKVLEEAPAPGLPTHVRRQLASSARDLCASVGYRSAGTVEFVYDAAREEAYFLEVNTRLQVEHPVTEEIYGVDLVAWMIRLALGETDVVREPGPPHGHAVEARLYAEDPSREHRPSAGLLTRVEFPPGVRVDGWVETGTEVTTSYDPMLAKVVAYGPDRAHALARLDEALARTRVDGIETNLGLVRAALADRDFTRAAHSTATLASVSDPTPRIEVVSGGTLTTVQDWPGRTGYWQVGVPPCGPMDDLSFRLGNRALGNHEGAPGLECTLQGPSLKFTHATTVCVTGAPALVTVDGAPVARWEPVTVPAGAVLEIGAPHEHGLRTYVLFAGGLDVPAFLGSASTFTLGRFGGHGGRALRTGDVLHSGTVVAGTPVSCEDRPDFAAVWHVGAVEGPHAAPEFFTEDDIHDFYAADWKVHFNSARTGIRLVGPRPRWARTDGGEAGLHPSNIHDTPYSVGAVDYTGDMPVLLGPDGPSLGGFVCPATVLSTERWKLGQLRPGDTVRFVPVDVSGGRRPAIVDGGILAQDGDVTYRRSGDDNLLVEFGPMQLDLALRMRVHALMEAVAEQGPDGITDLTPGIRSLQIRTDPNRLPQHDLLAAVREITAALPPSDELVVPSRTVHLPLSWDDPATREAIARYMAGVRDDAPWCPWNIEFIRRVNGLESVEDVHRTVFDAEYLVLGLGDVYLGAPVATPLDPRHRLVTTKYNPARTWTAENSVGIGGAYLCVYGMEGPGGYQFVGRTTQVWSGWQQRGAFEPGSPWLLRFFDRIRWYPVDADELLDLRADITSGRFVPRIEEGTFSLAEYQGFLAENAESIGEFRSRQQAAFAAERDAWEAAGEFTRAEAAAAPAAPAAEVTVPTGGRLIEAEFAASVWQLNVEPGDEVTAGQPLLALEAMKMESRVHAPMDGVVAQILARPGDQVEAGTALVVLAPAAN
- a CDS encoding urea amidolyase associated protein UAAP1, with product MATETTYGARAHARAQEGTRTEAMPVVPAANWPAPPCEAGHLVWAETVAGGNYTHRVLARGTELRLTDLRGDACAHLLLYAADRPWERLNVADTVKVQWNAYLGEGQLLLSDQGRVLASVVADTSGRHDALCGTSTLVRNTERYGDGTPQGPSPAGRELFKLAAAKNGLEPRDLPPSLSFFQGVEVREDGVLDFTGSAGPGGSVTLRAEQDVTVLVANVPHPADPRPEYVSTPLEVLAWRAEATRPGDSLWDATPEGRRAFLNTAEFLAARGLS
- the atzF gene encoding allophanate hydrolase, with the protein product MSTTLSRVRAAYARVEATGRPEIWIDLRPQSEVEAEARAIDARVALGEPLPLAGRLVAAKGNIDVAGLPTTAGCPSYAYHPEADAPVVARLRAAGAIVLGTTNLDQFATGLVGTRSPYGAVRNAHDPSRISGGSSSGSAVAVALGIVDLALGTDTAGSGRVPAAFNGIVGLKPTRGLVPTTGVVPACASLDCVTVFARTLPEAEQALAYMASPPDRDLPPLPQRAPGPWRVAVPAREQLGELDEGWAEAYEAAVAQLIASGASVRTLDLTPFTEAAAMLYQGAFVAERYTAVGAFVDKEAAAGGADLDPTVAGIITRARDIPAHQLYADTERLAALRTRALAELADADALLLPTAPGHPTLADVAADPLGANARLGRFTNSTNLFDLAAVAVPSGEVNGLPFGVMLIGPAFTDDRLARIAALLQPETRLAVVGAHLTGQPLNPQLLALGARLDHTTTTASVYRLHALPTDPPKPGLVHVGEGGAPVETEVWRLPADGLGRLLTALPRPMTLGRVELADGTSVPGFLCEPTALTNAEDITAYGGWRSYLNAE
- a CDS encoding urea amidolyase associated protein UAAP2 → MKSVVPARAAWSSVIRAGETLTITDLHGNQAVDFLVYDAHDTSVRYSAPDTIHAQGGIFLTTGSVLLSNEHTPLMTVVADDVGRHDTVGGACSKESNTLRYGHHTWSQHACVDNFLAEGAKHGLGKRDLVSNINWYMNVPVEKDGTLGIVDGLSAPGLSLTLRAERDVLVLVSNCPQINNPCNGFEPTAVEMTITEAAIDEAAISEAGA